The proteins below come from a single Prolixibacter sp. NT017 genomic window:
- a CDS encoding DUF6443 domain-containing protein: MSKKYINRFYLLLVLILSSNISLANVFQDYSVSWYFTDFMTSAVSGGGAVSVSIKNDTLDVRFSAGFASCPMKTGRIKDLNTTPALPDINLGLVANTYTAYIQSGGLYVSGPSGVPISGFNSEFVINLRNFVGITYQLTSTENYIFTREVQTAGVTHNSELTYDKTIGTVQYIDGLGRTKQTVRVGASPMGDDLVKPVRYDAVGREAMKFLAYPGENSDGSYVSADSVGQVGYYTGLYGSNDGTTAFAKTEYDGSPLNRVLKQGAPGYAWQPGQHPVKQAYGTNAANEVKLWKVTNGVLTDGGYYIAATLYKTTTWDENNTQSSNTSRTEEFKDKQGRIVMKVAWNGSTPSRTAYVYDDLGMLRFVLTPDAMADNTVSSSELADYCYQYTYDDRKRMIEKKLPGEGPVYMVYDNRDRLVASQDSNQRALGQWQFIKYDALNRPVMTGIKSLSDSRSSLQSYLDSYSGIYYEYSSTSGIGYTLSNSFSGKFGISESNLLSVTYYDGYSYPGCKTFNSSANVSGYSDSSGSSYYFDDVRGQVTGTRKKVLNGNELTTSGVWLLTTTYYDDRYRVIETLKDLYPQSSGNYEVTSSKYDFTGRVLQSKTLQAFLGNSNTVLETYSYDHMGRMTQIKYKLNSNAEVTLASLDYDEQGHLKRKTLHGAPGAGAQELNYSYNIRGWLSRINNPDVNPSSSSKEKWNMALYYDTTPSGLTANPQYNGNISGMVWNTPYNSGALSPTGKQGYGFIYDGLNRLTAADYGEGSSLTTNANANNVNISLYDQNGNIRNLSRSLKGTGTIDNLSYTYQGNQLKKVDDSANDNVGFTESVSQTTEYTYDGNGNLTTDANKGLTDIQYNYLNLPRKVIAGSQNITYIYTADGTKVEKIQPSGTALYYAGNFVYQGSSLKYILNEEGMVTTPSTPVYLYDLKDHLGNTRLEVNSSGTVTQQTDYYPFGMALKIAGSSDNKYLYNGKELQDDAIGNGTLDWYDYGARFYDAALGRWSVVDPKSEVSRRWSPYVYGFDNPIRFIDPDGMLAGDPQKKEPGIFEQAVAFYLNLLMKAGRSAPHPGNTNSSPGEDMIRGFNQTIMIMAPALDAVNVTEDINANASSTSADDAVETETSPVKNVESGVGELGSDKVQVPTEAYNRSKHYGRTPTAADRKVLGAEKDQVVDHTIPLVQHYYEGDGNGGKPGYAMTPGERKAFAKDRTKMQKQSTRESNSQGGKMSHYSKQQKKKYGLD, translated from the coding sequence ATGAGTAAGAAATATATAAATAGGTTTTATTTGTTGTTGGTCCTTATTTTGTCATCAAATATAAGCTTAGCCAACGTCTTTCAGGATTATTCCGTTTCCTGGTACTTCACTGATTTCATGACAAGCGCGGTATCAGGTGGAGGAGCTGTATCGGTAAGTATCAAAAACGATACGTTGGATGTGAGATTTAGTGCGGGATTTGCGTCGTGCCCAATGAAAACGGGAAGGATAAAAGACTTAAATACTACTCCAGCACTACCGGATATTAACCTTGGATTGGTGGCAAATACTTATACTGCCTATATTCAGAGTGGGGGATTGTATGTCAGTGGTCCGTCAGGAGTTCCGATATCAGGCTTTAATTCAGAGTTCGTGATTAATTTGAGAAATTTTGTTGGCATCACTTATCAATTAACCTCAACGGAGAATTATATTTTCACCAGAGAGGTACAAACCGCAGGGGTAACCCATAATAGCGAATTGACTTACGATAAGACTATTGGCACGGTTCAGTATATAGATGGTTTGGGACGCACCAAACAAACCGTAAGGGTTGGTGCATCTCCAATGGGAGATGATTTGGTGAAACCTGTTCGTTATGATGCAGTGGGACGTGAAGCGATGAAATTTCTGGCATACCCGGGAGAGAATTCTGATGGTTCCTATGTTTCTGCTGATTCAGTGGGACAGGTAGGTTATTATACGGGACTTTACGGTAGCAACGATGGAACCACAGCTTTTGCAAAAACAGAGTATGATGGTTCTCCTCTGAATCGTGTTCTCAAACAAGGCGCTCCTGGATATGCATGGCAGCCTGGCCAGCATCCGGTAAAGCAGGCTTATGGGACTAACGCAGCTAACGAGGTAAAGTTATGGAAGGTGACGAATGGAGTGCTAACCGATGGAGGTTATTATATTGCAGCAACACTATACAAAACCACTACCTGGGACGAGAACAATACGCAATCTTCGAATACTAGTCGAACCGAGGAGTTCAAGGATAAACAAGGACGGATAGTGATGAAGGTGGCGTGGAATGGTTCTACACCATCGCGTACTGCATATGTATATGATGACCTGGGAATGCTCCGCTTTGTTCTTACTCCCGATGCTATGGCAGACAACACGGTAAGTAGCAGTGAGCTTGCGGATTATTGTTATCAATATACTTATGATGATCGTAAGAGGATGATTGAGAAGAAGTTGCCAGGGGAAGGTCCGGTGTATATGGTATACGATAATAGAGATCGTTTAGTCGCCAGCCAGGACAGTAATCAGCGGGCGCTTGGTCAGTGGCAGTTCATCAAGTATGATGCGCTGAACCGACCGGTGATGACCGGGATTAAAAGCCTTTCAGATAGTCGTTCCAGTCTTCAGTCCTACCTAGACAGTTATTCCGGAATCTATTATGAGTATAGTAGTACGTCAGGTATCGGTTATACGCTGTCGAACAGTTTTTCTGGTAAGTTTGGCATATCGGAGAGCAATCTGCTGAGTGTGACTTACTATGATGGTTACAGTTACCCCGGCTGCAAGACTTTTAACTCTAGTGCAAATGTTAGTGGTTACAGTGATAGTTCCGGCAGCAGTTATTATTTCGATGATGTGCGGGGCCAGGTAACCGGGACCCGAAAGAAAGTGCTGAACGGAAATGAGCTGACGACTTCAGGAGTCTGGTTGTTGACTACAACCTATTATGACGACCGCTACCGTGTGATTGAAACTCTCAAGGATCTTTATCCGCAGAGTAGTGGTAACTATGAAGTAACCAGTTCAAAATATGATTTTACAGGGAGAGTGTTGCAGAGCAAGACTTTACAGGCCTTTCTTGGAAATAGCAATACCGTATTAGAAACTTATAGCTATGATCATATGGGGCGGATGACCCAGATCAAGTACAAACTGAATAGCAATGCTGAAGTGACGCTTGCCTCTTTGGATTATGACGAACAGGGTCACCTGAAGAGGAAGACGTTACACGGTGCACCGGGTGCAGGAGCACAAGAACTGAACTACTCATATAACATTCGCGGGTGGCTAAGTCGTATCAATAACCCAGATGTGAACCCAAGTAGTAGCAGCAAGGAGAAATGGAACATGGCCTTGTATTACGACACAACGCCCTCGGGACTAACGGCTAACCCACAGTATAACGGAAATATCTCGGGTATGGTGTGGAACACACCGTATAACAGTGGGGCCTTGTCTCCCACGGGAAAACAAGGCTATGGTTTTATCTACGACGGGTTAAACCGGCTGACGGCTGCCGACTACGGTGAAGGAAGTAGCCTGACTACAAATGCGAATGCCAACAATGTAAATATTTCGTTATACGATCAGAATGGTAACATCAGGAACTTGAGTCGTTCACTGAAAGGAACAGGCACCATCGACAACCTTTCCTACACGTATCAGGGAAATCAGTTGAAGAAGGTGGACGACTCGGCCAACGACAATGTGGGCTTTACCGAAAGTGTATCGCAAACCACGGAGTATACTTATGATGGAAACGGAAATCTGACGACTGATGCAAACAAGGGTCTGACAGATATACAATATAATTACCTGAACTTGCCACGGAAGGTGATTGCGGGAAGCCAGAACATTACCTATATTTACACAGCCGACGGTACAAAGGTTGAGAAGATACAACCCTCTGGTACTGCATTGTATTATGCCGGTAACTTTGTGTACCAGGGAAGTTCATTGAAATATATCCTGAACGAAGAGGGAATGGTGACTACGCCTTCGACTCCGGTGTATTTGTACGACCTGAAAGACCACCTGGGTAATACTCGACTGGAAGTGAACAGTTCGGGTACGGTAACCCAGCAGACGGATTATTACCCGTTTGGTATGGCGTTGAAGATAGCAGGTTCGTCGGACAACAAGTACCTGTACAACGGCAAGGAGCTGCAGGATGATGCTATTGGCAACGGAACACTGGACTGGTATGATTACGGGGCCAGGTTTTATGATGCGGCACTCGGGAGGTGGAGTGTTGTTGATCCCAAATCTGAAGTCTCAAGACGTTGGAGCCCGTATGTATACGGTTTTGATAATCCCATTAGATTTATTGATCCGGATGGGATGTTGGCTGGTGACCCTCAGAAGAAAGAACCAGGAATTTTTGAGCAAGCTGTTGCTTTTTATTTGAATTTGCTTATGAAGGCAGGTCGTTCAGCCCCCCATCCAGGAAACACAAATTCAAGTCCGGGAGAGGATATGATTAGAGGATTTAATCAAACAATTATGATTATGGCTCCTGCACTTGATGCTGTTAATGTAACAGAGGATATTAACGCTAACGCTTCTTCAACTAGTGCGGACGATGCTGTTGAAACTGAGACGTCACCTGTAAAAAATGTAGAAAGTGGAGTTGGGGAATTGGGCAGTGATAAGGTGCAAGTTCCGACGGAAGCCTATAATAGAAGTAAACATTATGGAAGAACACCTACAGCGGCAGATAGAAAAGTTTTAGGGGCAGAGAAAGATCAGGTTGTTGATCATACTATCCCGCTAGTGCAACATTATTATGAAGGAGATGGTAACGGGGGAAAGCCAGGCTACGCAATGACTCCAGGGGAAAGAAAAGCCTTTGCAAAAGATAGAACTAAAATGCAAAAACAATCTACAAGAGAATCAAATTCGCAGGGAGGAAAGATGTCCCACTATTCAAAACAACAAAAGAAGAAATATGGACTTGATTGA
- a CDS encoding suppressor of fused domain protein: MDLIDYKTSIRAHYESFWKAKATEKRWLDGPYQKLPNEFCILEFEPTERRKMWTYATCCMSQMDDKNPIELHLFSKEKDDTYIELLTIVAYYHRTNNFLDLWHTVNFGRPLVEKSTCSYGLISLPYLDGPNLENSDIKKNVKFYWLIPITKRERDFKFENGIDSLEEAFEKNSFDYLDLYRKSVI, from the coding sequence ATGGACTTGATTGATTATAAAACGTCTATTAGGGCACATTATGAGTCCTTTTGGAAAGCGAAAGCTACGGAAAAAAGGTGGTTGGATGGTCCCTATCAAAAATTGCCAAATGAATTTTGTATCTTAGAGTTTGAACCGACGGAGAGAAGAAAGATGTGGACCTATGCAACATGCTGCATGTCTCAGATGGATGATAAAAACCCCATTGAGCTACATCTTTTTTCAAAAGAGAAAGACGATACTTATATTGAGTTGTTAACTATTGTTGCCTATTATCATAGAACAAACAATTTCTTGGATCTATGGCATACAGTAAATTTTGGTAGACCTTTGGTTGAGAAATCGACCTGTTCTTATGGTTTGATTTCTTTACCCTATTTAGATGGGCCGAACCTTGAAAATTCAGATATTAAAAAAAATGTTAAGTTTTACTGGCTTATCCCAATTACTAAAAGGGAAAGAGATTTTAAATTTGAAAATGGGATAGACTCCTTGGAGGAAGCTTTTGAAAAAAATAGTTTTGACTATTTAGATCTCTATAGAAAAAGTGTTATTTAG
- a CDS encoding type IV pilin protein, protein MNKFSITSRKLKGFTLPELLVVLVIIGILLLIALPNLMPLISRAKSTEAQMQLNHLYTLEKNYFYLHSKYTNEIDQLDFVQEKLVTDGGNANYQITITEATANTFKAKATAVVDFDGDGVFNVWEIDQDNNLKQVTKD, encoded by the coding sequence ATGAACAAATTTTCCATCACCTCAAGGAAGCTGAAAGGCTTTACATTGCCGGAACTGTTAGTTGTTCTGGTCATTATCGGCATCTTGTTGCTGATTGCATTGCCTAACCTGATGCCGCTGATATCCAGGGCAAAAAGTACGGAGGCGCAGATGCAGTTGAACCATCTGTATACATTGGAAAAGAATTATTTCTACCTGCATTCGAAATACACGAATGAGATTGACCAACTCGATTTTGTACAGGAGAAACTGGTCACCGACGGAGGGAATGCCAATTACCAGATAACTATTACCGAGGCAACGGCCAATACCTTCAAGGCGAAAGCTACGGCCGTGGTTGATTTCGATGGTGACGGCGTATTCAATGTCTGGGAGATTGACCAGGATAATAACCTGAAACAGGTCACCAAGGATTGA
- a CDS encoding prepilin peptidase, translated as MVGLLLLSVLFLLLIAVSDFRTREIPVLLLLAAFILSAGIRYLLVGKELFWEGPVNLVAIGLQVFVLWAWIRFGKKNSGDLFSGFGPADVVMLIIIGVNFTLAGYLVFISLVSFLTLLVWIIVTRISKSIDATIPFAGFLAAGLIIYQFSLLWMGTKVDWVDLYIGKVIYGLSGSF; from the coding sequence ATGGTTGGGTTGCTGTTGTTATCGGTTCTCTTTTTGCTTCTCATTGCCGTATCTGATTTCCGTACCCGGGAAATACCGGTTTTGTTACTGTTGGCAGCGTTCATACTCTCCGCCGGGATACGTTATTTGCTGGTCGGAAAAGAGTTGTTTTGGGAAGGGCCGGTTAATCTGGTGGCTATCGGGTTACAGGTATTCGTTTTGTGGGCCTGGATACGGTTTGGGAAAAAGAACAGCGGCGATCTGTTTTCGGGTTTTGGCCCGGCAGATGTGGTGATGCTCATCATCATCGGGGTAAACTTTACGCTCGCCGGTTACCTGGTGTTCATTTCGTTGGTTAGCTTTTTAACGCTGCTTGTATGGATAATCGTGACCAGGATAAGTAAGTCAATAGATGCCACAATACCGTTTGCCGGATTTCTGGCAGCCGGGCTGATTATATACCAATTTTCCCTGCTATGGATGGGAACGAAAGTCGATTGGGTCGACCTATACATTGGAAAGGTGATTTATGGATTATCAGGAAGTTTTTGA